GTGTCATGGTCGTCGGCTGGGCCGGCGACGGTGGTACCGCGGACATAGGTCTGCAGGCCCTCAGCGGATTCCTCGAGAGGGGCCACGACGCGCTCTACATAATGTACGACAACGAGGCCTACATGAACACCGGAATCCAGAGGTCCGGTTCGACCCCGTACGGTGCCTGGACCACCAACACCCCAGGCGGAAAGAAGCACTTCCTCGAGAAGAGGCACAAGAAGAAGGTCATCGACATAGTCATAGCCCACGAGATACCCTACGCGGCAACCGCAAGCGTCGCCTATCCGGAGGACTTCGTGAGAAAGCTCAAGAAGGCCAGGGACACTCCGGGACCGAGCTTCATCCAGCTCTTCGCCCCGTGCCCGACCGGCTGGCGCTCACCGACCGACAAGAGCATTGAGCTCGCAAGGCTCGCGGTCCAGACCGCATACTTCCCGCTCTTCGAGTACGAGAACGGCAGGTACAGGATCAACATGCCCTCACCGAAGAAGGAGCCGAAGCCGATAGAGGAGTTCCTCAAGTTCCAGGGCAGGTTCAAGTACATGACCAAGGAGGACATAGAGATCCTCCAGCAGTGGGTCAACCACGAGTGGGAGAAGCTCAAGAAGCTCGCCGAGATCTTCGGCTGAGCTTTCCATCTTTACCCCAAGGTTTAAGTTTCCATCTGATAAGTCACCCGAGGTGATAAGCATGGCCGAGAGTCCGTTTAAGGCCGACATTGAGAGGGTTCAGAAGGAGTATAGCGAAAAGATGACCCCCGGAGCGATAGCCACCATCCCGGGGAGCAGCGTCATAAACAAGACCGGTTCCTGGCGTGTTTTCATGCCCGAGTTTAACCGGGACAAGTGCGTCCGCTGCTACCTCTGCTACGTCTACTGCCCGGAGCCGGCTATCTATCTCGACGAGGAGAACTACCCCGTCTTCGACTACGACTACTGTAAGGGCTGTGGAGTTTGCGCGAACGAGTGCCCGACCGACGCTATCATAATGGTTAGGGAGACCAAGTGAGGTGGTGAAAGATGCCGATTAGGAAGGTTATGAAGGCCAACGAGGCTGCCGCCTGGGCGGCCAAGCTCGCCAAGCCGAAGGTCATAGCGGCGTTCCCGATTACCCCGTCAACGCTCGTTCCGGAGAAGATCAGTGAGTTCGTTGCCGATGGAGAGCTCGACGCCGAGTTCATCAAGGTCGAGAGCGAGCACTCGGCGATTTCAGCCTGTGTCGGTGCCTCGGCGGCCGGTGTTAGAACCTTCACCGCAACCGCTTCCCAGGGTCTCGCCCTCATGCACGAGATACTCTTCATCGCCGCCGGCATGAGGCTTCCGATAGTCATCGCCGTTGGAAACCGCGCGCTGAGCGCTCCGATCAACATCTGGAACGACTGGCAGGACACCATCAGCGAGCGCGACACCGGCTGGCTCCAGTTCTACGCCGAGAACAACCAGGAGGCCCTTGACCTCATACTCATCGCCTACAAGGTCGCCGAGAACGAGAAGGTCCTTCTCCCGGCGATGGTTGGATTCGACGCTTTCATCCTGACCCACACCGTTGAGCCGGTCGAGATACCCGACCAGGAGCTCGTTGACGAGTTCCTCGGCGAGTACGAGCCTAAGCATGCTTACCTCGACCCGGCCAGGCCGGTCACCCAGGGTACCCTCGCCTTCCCGGCCCACTACATGGAGGCCAGGTACACTGTTTGGGAGGCCAACGAGAACGCCAAGAAGGTCATAGACGAGGCATTCGCGGAGTTCGAGAAGAAGTTCGGCAGGAAGTACCAGAAGATCGAGGAGTACCGCACTGAGGACGCCGAGATAATCTTCGTCACCATGGGTTCACTCGCCGGAACCGTCAAGGAGTACGTTGACCACCTCCGCGAGCAGGGCATCAAGGTCGGTGTGGCCAAGATGACCGTTTACAGACCGTTCCCGGTTGAGGAGGTTCGCGCGCTCGCCAAGAAGGCGAAGGTTCTCGCGCTCCTCGAGAAGAACGTCACCTTCAGCGTCGGTGGAGCCCTCTTCCAAGACTTCAGCAGGGCGCTCATCAACGAGAGCGAGAAGCCGAAGATCGTTGACTTCATCCTCGGCCTCGGAGGCAGGGACGTCACCTTCAAGGACCTTGACGAGGCACTCGCGATTGCCCAGAAGGCCCTCAACGGAGAGGCCGTTGATGAGGTCAACTGGATCGGCCTGAGGAAA
Above is a window of Thermococcus celericrescens DNA encoding:
- the porA gene encoding pyruvate synthase subunit PorA, with product MPIRKVMKANEAAAWAAKLAKPKVIAAFPITPSTLVPEKISEFVADGELDAEFIKVESEHSAISACVGASAAGVRTFTATASQGLALMHEILFIAAGMRLPIVIAVGNRALSAPINIWNDWQDTISERDTGWLQFYAENNQEALDLILIAYKVAENEKVLLPAMVGFDAFILTHTVEPVEIPDQELVDEFLGEYEPKHAYLDPARPVTQGTLAFPAHYMEARYTVWEANENAKKVIDEAFAEFEKKFGRKYQKIEEYRTEDAEIIFVTMGSLAGTVKEYVDHLREQGIKVGVAKMTVYRPFPVEEVRALAKKAKVLALLEKNVTFSVGGALFQDFSRALINESEKPKIVDFILGLGGRDVTFKDLDEALAIAQKALNGEAVDEVNWIGLRKEIL
- the porD gene encoding pyruvate synthase subunit PorD; the encoded protein is MAESPFKADIERVQKEYSEKMTPGAIATIPGSSVINKTGSWRVFMPEFNRDKCVRCYLCYVYCPEPAIYLDEENYPVFDYDYCKGCGVCANECPTDAIIMVRETK
- a CDS encoding thiamine pyrophosphate-dependent enzyme: VMVVGWAGDGGTADIGLQALSGFLERGHDALYIMYDNEAYMNTGIQRSGSTPYGAWTTNTPGGKKHFLEKRHKKKVIDIVIAHEIPYAATASVAYPEDFVRKLKKARDTPGPSFIQLFAPCPTGWRSPTDKSIELARLAVQTAYFPLFEYENGRYRINMPSPKKEPKPIEEFLKFQGRFKYMTKEDIEILQQWVNHEWEKLKKLAEIFG